One stretch of Natronolimnobius baerhuensis DNA includes these proteins:
- the hisB gene encoding imidazoleglycerol-phosphate dehydratase HisB — MSERTATATRETAETTIECTLGVDGTGSATIDTGIGFFDHMLEALAKHGLFDLEVDCDGDLEIDDHHTVEDVAIVLGTALDEALGDRAGIVRYADRRVPLDEAVAGAVVDLSGRPRFYFDGEFSQASVGGFTSDMARHFCETLAMNAGITLHVDVEGENAHHEVEALFKTLARTLDDATRLDDRREGTPSTKGTLNG, encoded by the coding sequence ATGAGCGAGCGAACGGCGACGGCAACCCGTGAGACTGCCGAAACGACGATTGAGTGTACACTCGGCGTCGACGGCACCGGGTCGGCCACAATCGACACTGGCATCGGCTTCTTCGATCACATGCTCGAGGCACTCGCCAAACACGGTCTGTTCGACCTCGAGGTCGACTGTGACGGCGATCTCGAGATCGACGATCACCACACGGTCGAGGACGTCGCAATCGTACTTGGGACGGCACTCGATGAGGCACTGGGTGATCGAGCGGGAATCGTTCGCTATGCAGATCGCCGAGTGCCCCTAGACGAGGCCGTCGCCGGCGCTGTCGTCGATCTCAGCGGGCGTCCGCGATTTTACTTCGACGGCGAGTTCTCCCAGGCATCGGTTGGTGGCTTCACGAGTGATATGGCACGCCATTTCTGTGAAACGCTTGCGATGAACGCCGGAATTACACTTCACGTCGATGTCGAGGGCGAAAACGCCCACCACGAGGTCGAGGCGCTGTTCAAGACGCTGGCGCGGACGCTCGACGACGCGACGCGACTCGACGACCGACGCGAAGGAACGCCGAGCACGAAGGGGACGCTTAACGGCTAA
- a CDS encoding TrkH family potassium uptake protein: protein MRIRVEWRASCSLTGTVLKWLAVPLTAPLLLAILDGDDPLPFLVAIAVTIAVGLALEQITDERELGQRESFLVVALIWFSIGFVGAIPFVVAGVGSIAHPINALFESVSGLTTTGATVMEDFSAHSRAIMLWRQLIQWLGGLGILIVAIGLLSHLMVGGAQLMETETQTRNVTKLRPHISETARLIWGLYVGLTVLAICVFYGLHVAGVAENMDLFNAVSHALTSVATAGFSPEPDSVGAFSPVVQWSVMPFMILGSTNFVLLYYITQGDFERPLQSEELRFYLGTIVVFGTIVVAILLLDSNPGLDGDLEATVRHGLFNVVSLITTTGYASTDFDTWTVGAKHMLFLCMFLGGMAGSTTCSIKSLRWVIVLKAFRRNLFTVVHPEAVRPLRLGDSVVDEETVNDVFSYVLLALVIFFLLTIFLVVDATRAGTGNFNEFAALGAAASIFLNIGPAFELAGPMDNYAGFPTSSRAVMIVMMWIGRIEIIPVLVLLTPAYWRS from the coding sequence ATGAGGATTCGCGTCGAGTGGCGAGCAAGTTGTAGTCTGACCGGAACGGTGCTTAAATGGCTCGCTGTGCCACTGACGGCACCGTTACTCCTTGCGATTCTCGATGGCGACGATCCGCTTCCATTTCTCGTCGCAATCGCAGTTACTATCGCCGTCGGACTCGCCCTCGAGCAGATCACCGACGAGCGCGAACTCGGCCAGCGAGAGTCGTTTCTGGTCGTTGCGCTCATCTGGTTCAGCATCGGATTCGTCGGTGCGATTCCATTCGTCGTCGCCGGTGTTGGCTCAATTGCACATCCCATTAACGCCCTGTTCGAGAGCGTCAGTGGGCTGACGACGACAGGCGCGACCGTCATGGAAGACTTTTCGGCCCACTCTCGAGCGATCATGCTGTGGCGACAACTCATCCAGTGGCTTGGCGGGCTGGGAATCCTGATCGTCGCAATCGGTCTGCTCTCGCACCTGATGGTCGGTGGGGCACAGCTCATGGAGACCGAAACCCAGACACGAAACGTCACAAAACTCCGGCCACACATCTCTGAGACCGCACGGCTCATCTGGGGGCTGTACGTCGGGCTGACGGTGCTCGCTATCTGTGTCTTCTATGGCTTACACGTCGCTGGGGTCGCGGAAAACATGGACCTGTTTAATGCCGTCTCACACGCACTCACGAGCGTTGCAACCGCCGGATTCTCGCCCGAACCAGACAGTGTTGGCGCGTTTTCGCCGGTCGTCCAGTGGTCGGTGATGCCGTTCATGATCCTCGGCTCGACCAACTTCGTCCTGCTGTACTACATCACGCAAGGCGACTTTGAGCGCCCGCTGCAGTCCGAGGAGCTGCGTTTTTATCTCGGCACGATTGTTGTTTTCGGAACCATCGTCGTTGCCATCCTCCTTCTCGATTCGAATCCAGGGCTTGACGGCGACCTCGAGGCGACGGTTCGTCACGGGTTGTTCAACGTCGTCTCGCTGATTACGACGACGGGGTATGCCTCGACTGACTTCGACACGTGGACCGTCGGTGCAAAGCACATGCTGTTTTTGTGCATGTTTCTGGGCGGAATGGCTGGGAGTACAACCTGTTCGATCAAGTCGCTACGCTGGGTGATCGTCCTGAAAGCGTTCCGACGGAACCTGTTTACGGTGGTCCACCCCGAGGCGGTCCGGCCGCTTCGTCTCGGCGACAGCGTCGTCGACGAGGAGACGGTCAACGACGTGTTTTCCTACGTCCTGTTGGCTCTCGTCATCTTCTTCCTGCTGACGATCTTTCTCGTCGTCGATGCAACGCGCGCTGGGACGGGCAATTTCAACGAGTTTGCCGCGCTGGGTGCTGCGGCCTCGATCTTCCTGAACATCGGCCCTGCGTTCGAACTCGCCGGGCCGATGGACAACTACGCCGGCTTCCCGACGTCCTCGAGAGCGGTCATGATCGTCATGATGTGGATCGGCCGCATCGAGATCATTCCCGTGCTCGTCCTGCTGACGCCGGCGTACTGGCGCTCGTAA
- a CDS encoding HPP family protein, protein MDDRTGTTLHTGVLISTTAALAWLSGLPLLFPSLGPSAFVLALFQDSDATAPRRVIGGHTIGVVAGLAAYLLFATGISMTGTTDPGSLEGLRLAASGVLATTLTAGGMLATDTRHPPACATTLIVSLGLLSTLLEGAIIILAVVVLVVTHRLLLATERLGVRYTEDWKSK, encoded by the coding sequence ATGGACGACCGAACGGGAACAACGCTGCACACTGGCGTTCTCATCTCGACGACGGCCGCACTGGCCTGGTTGTCGGGACTGCCACTGTTGTTTCCGAGTCTCGGCCCCTCTGCGTTCGTTCTTGCGCTCTTTCAGGACAGCGACGCGACCGCACCGCGGCGGGTGATCGGCGGCCATACAATCGGCGTTGTGGCCGGGCTCGCCGCCTACCTGCTGTTTGCGACGGGAATCAGTATGACAGGGACGACCGATCCCGGCTCGCTCGAGGGGCTACGCCTTGCCGCAAGCGGCGTGCTTGCGACAACACTCACAGCGGGCGGCATGCTCGCAACGGATACGCGCCATCCGCCGGCCTGTGCGACGACGCTGATCGTCTCGCTCGGCCTGCTCTCGACGCTACTCGAGGGGGCGATAATTATTCTCGCAGTCGTGGTTCTTGTCGTGACACACCGACTCTTGCTCGCGACTGAACGGCTTGGCGTTCGCTATACCGAAGACTGGAAGTCAAAATGA
- a CDS encoding universal stress protein has protein sequence MTRQVLVPIDDSNPARAALEHALTVFDPETAVSVIHVVDDLESGYGGGPTADDHEPAFFDDVETRAADRHLETQVVEGTPADAILEYVDEHGIDQIVMGSEGRAGVSRMLLGSVAENVTRRASVPVTIVPHER, from the coding sequence ATGACTCGACAGGTGCTCGTCCCGATTGACGACTCCAACCCCGCTCGAGCGGCCCTCGAGCACGCGCTTACCGTCTTCGATCCGGAAACAGCGGTGTCGGTGATTCACGTCGTTGATGACCTCGAGAGTGGCTACGGCGGCGGGCCGACGGCCGATGATCACGAGCCGGCGTTCTTCGACGACGTCGAGACACGCGCTGCGGACCGCCACCTCGAGACGCAGGTCGTCGAAGGGACGCCAGCAGACGCAATTCTCGAGTACGTCGACGAGCACGGTATTGATCAGATCGTGATGGGCAGCGAAGGCCGTGCTGGCGTCTCGCGAATGCTTCTCGGAAGTGTCGCCGAGAACGTGACGCGGCGCGCGTCGGTGCCGGTGACTATTGTTCCGCACGAGCGCTAA